GAGCGCCTCCACGAGCTGCGCGCCCTCGTCCTCGCGCCGGGCGCGGGCGATCTCGCGGACCTCGTCACCAAGGATCCGCTGCGGCTCTCGCTGATCCCTTGGGAGGACCGCGTCGAGCTCGCGGCGGGCGTCACCGGCGAGGCCGGCGGCGCGTTCGTGAGCAAGGACCGGCGCGCGCGCCTCATCGTGCTCGAGCCCCGCGGCCGCGCGTTCGACCCCGACGCCGCCGCGCGCTTCACGGACGACGTCGACGCCGCCGTCGCGCGCGTCGCTCGTCCCGGCGTGAGCGTCGACGTCGCGGGCGGCCACGTCGTCGCGCGCCAGACGGAGGCGATGATCCGCTCCGACCTCGAGCGGAGCGGAGCGCTCTCGTTCGTCCTGTCTTCGGTCGTCTTCGCGGTCGCGTTCCCGCGCCGTCGCGCGCTCGTCGCGGTCCTTCCCCCGCTCGCGCTCGGCACGTTGTGGACGACCGCGCTCGCGGCGCTCCTCTATCCGCAGCTCAGCGCGGTCGCGACGGGCTTCACCGCGGTCGTGATCGGCGTCGGCGTCGACACGGGCGTGCACGTCTACGGCCGCTTGCTCGTCGCGGTGCGCGAGGGCGAGCCGAACCCGGCCGTGGTGGCGCGCCGCGAGACGTGGCGCCCGACGCTTGGCGCCGCCGTCGCCGCGGGCGGCGCCTTCGGCTGCCTCCTCCTCTCCGAGATCGAGGGCATGCGCCAGCTCGGCCTCCTCTGCGCCGCGGGCGAGGTGTTGACCGCCCTAGCGATCCTGGCGCTCGTCCCCGAGCTCGGCGCGCTGCTGGAGCGCCGAGCCGCCGCGTCCCCGCGCCGCGAGTCCCAACCGCGCGGGGGATTCGGTATCGGGCGGTGGGTCGTCGCGTTGACGGCTACGCGCGCGCGGGCCGTCGCCGTGCTGGCGGTCGTCGCGGTCGGGGGCGTCGCGGCGGTCGCGCTCGGGCTGCCGCGTGTCGAGACGGGGATCGCGACGCTCGACGCGCGCACGTTGCCGGCGCTCGCCGCGTACGACGCGATCTACTCCCAGTTCGGCGGGACGCGCGGGCAGGTCATGGTCGTGTCCGCCGATCCCGACCCCGCGCGCGCGCGCGCCCGCGCCGACGCGGTCGCCGAGGCGGCGGATCGGCTCCTCGGCCGCGGCGCGATCGCCGGCTACGACGCGCTCGCCACCGTCGCGCCCTCCCCCGAGATGCAGCGCTATCGCCTCGCGGAGCGCGACCGCCTCGAGCTCCCCGCGCGCGGCGACGCGCTTACGCTCGGGCTCGAGAAGGAAGGTTTCTCCGTAGTCGAGTTCCGGTCTGCGCTCGACGCGCTCGAGCATCCGTCGACGCGCGTGACCGACGACGCGCCCGAGTGGATCCGACGCCGTCACCTCGCGACCGACGCCGAAGGTACGCTCGCGGTCACGTTCGTGCGCTTCGCGCCGGGGAAGGACTCGTCCGAAGCGCGGGCCGTCCTCCGCGCCGCCGACCCCGCCGCCGTGATCACCGGCTTCGGCGAGCTCGAGGCGGGCCTCGCGCGCTCGCTCGCGAAGGACCTCCCGAAGGTGCTCGCCGGCGCGGCGCTCATCGTGATCTTCGCCCTCGGCGCGTCGCTGCGGCGGCCCGCGCGCGTCGCCCTCGCCGCCGGCGTGCTCGCCGTCGAGATCGCGCTCGTGCTCGTGCTCGCGCGCGCGTTCGGCGTGCGCTGGCACGTCTACGACGCCCT
This genomic stretch from Labilithrix sp. harbors:
- a CDS encoding MMPL family transporter; this encodes MIILLVTIASLFFVTRLGLSKDLTTLFPHTPEADMLARVTRAFGGGDLGLVLVRGDEPDAALAATEALAKELGGCASIAAVHTSVPAAPAATDPTEAWRFAGPRARERLAHALTPDGMAERLHELRALVLAPGAGDLADLVTKDPLRLSLIPWEDRVELAAGVTGEAGGAFVSKDRRARLIVLEPRGRAFDPDAAARFTDDVDAAVARVARPGVSVDVAGGHVVARQTEAMIRSDLERSGALSFVLSSVVFAVAFPRRRALVAVLPPLALGTLWTTALAALLYPQLSAVATGFTAVVIGVGVDTGVHVYGRLLVAVREGEPNPAVVARRETWRPTLGAAVAAGGAFGCLLLSEIEGMRQLGLLCAAGEVLTALAILALVPELGALLERRAAASPRRESQPRGGFGIGRWVVALTATRARAVAVLAVVAVGGVAAVALGLPRVETGIATLDARTLPALAAYDAIYSQFGGTRGQVMVVSADPDPARARARADAVAEAADRLLGRGAIAGYDALATVAPSPEMQRYRLAERDRLELPARGDALTLGLEKEGFSVVEFRSALDALEHPSTRVTDDAPEWIRRRHLATDAEGTLAVTFVRFAPGKDSSEARAVLRAADPAAVITGFGELEAGLARSLAKDLPKVLAGAALIVIFALGASLRRPARVALAAGVLAVEIALVLVLARAFGVRWHVYDALVLPVLLGITLDEVLFLLEADERSGSIEAAVVEQAPLATATALTTAAGFAALTVCKFPGLVDVGMVGALGSSVGLFVAIVAIPAFFRLTR